The following coding sequences lie in one Salmo salar chromosome ssa13, Ssal_v3.1, whole genome shotgun sequence genomic window:
- the peds1 gene encoding plasmanylethanolamine desaturase 1: protein MARMVNENGCGQELQSTELNGPGRGTARWGPQHAGALELANLYSPGKRCQEWISVVLCFSLMAFNFCHLLVNFHLGHMWYILLGIVAGILTADFASGLVHWGADTWGSVELPIVGKAFIRPFREHHIDPTAITRHDFIETNGDNCMLTLIPLAHMAFNFLTLSPAEHYHNYPWHCYVMALAIFVTLTNQIHKWSHTYFGLPGWVVFLQNCHIILPRKHHRIHHVSPHETYFCITTGWLNYPLEKLGFWSRLEDLIQSVTGEKPRSDDLKWAHKTK, encoded by the exons ATGGCGAGAATGGTAAACGAAAACGGGTGTGGACAAGAGTTACAGAGCACAGAGCTAAATGGACCCGGTCGAGGTACAGCGCGGTGGGGTCCCCAACACGCAGGTGCTCTGGAACTTGCGAATTTGTATTCTCCAG GAAAAAGATGTCAGGAATGGATAAGTGTTGtcctctgcttctctctcatgGCCTTCAATTTTTGTCACCTCCTTGTTAACTTCCACCTGGGTCATATGTGGTACATCCTTTTGGGCATTG tggcagGAATATTGACTGCAGACTTTGCCTCTGGTCTAGTCCACTGGGGGGCTGACACCTGGGGATCTGTGGAGCTACCCATCGTTGGAAAG GCCTTTATCCGACCATTCAGGGAGCATCACATTGACCCTACAGCTATCACCCGCCATGACTTCATTGAGACAAATGGTGACAACTGCATGCTGACCCTGATCCCATTAGCACACATGGCTTTCAACTTCCTTACCCTCTCGCCTG CGGAGCACTATCACAACTACCCCTGGCACTGCTATGTGATGGCACTGGCCATTTTCGTTACCCTAACCAACCAGATTCATAAGTGGTCGCACACATACTTCGGGCTGCCAGGCTGGGTGGTCTTTCTACAGAACTGCCACATCATCCTGCCCCGCAAGCACCATCGCATCCATCACGTTTCCCCCCACGAGACATACTTCTGCATCACCACAG GCTGGCTGAACTATCCCCTGGAGAAGCTGGGGTTCTGGTCTAGGCTTGAGGATCTGATCCAGAGTGTGACTGGGGAGAAGCCCAGgtctgacgatctgaaatgggcCCACAAAACCAAGTAA